From a region of the Catharus ustulatus isolate bCatUst1 chromosome 11, bCatUst1.pri.v2, whole genome shotgun sequence genome:
- the MAF gene encoding transcription factor Maf: protein MASELAMSSSDLPTSPLAMEYVNDFDLMKFEVKKEPVETDRIISQCGRLIAGGSLSSTPMSTPCSSVPPSPSFSAPSPGSGSDQKTHLEDYYWMTGYPQQLNPEALGFSPEDAVEALINSSHHPLPGAFDGYARGQQLAAAAGGSVPAEEMGSAAAVVSAVIAAAAAQGGAPHYHHHHHHPHHGGGGGGGGGGGHPHAAAPGSAPPSSASSAAGSGSGGGGGGGGGAGGLHHPHHGGGGGGGGLHFDDRFSDEQLVTMSVRELNRQLRGVSKEEVIRLKQKRRTLKNRGYAQSCRFKRVQQRHVLESEKNQLLQQVEHLKQEISRLVRERDAYKEKYEKLVSNGFRENGSSSDNPSSPEFFMYPRESSTTVM from the coding sequence ATGGCATCAGAGCTGGCGATGAGCAGCTCCGACCTGCCCACCAGTCCCCTGGCCATGGAATATGTTAATGACTTCGATCTGATGAAGTTTGAAGTGAAAAAGGAGCCGGTGGAGACCGATCGCATTATCAGCCAGTGCGGCCGCCTGATCGCCGGGGGATCGCTCTCCTCCACCCCGATGAGCACGCCCTGCAGCTCCGTGCCCCCGTCCCCCAGCTTCTCGGCGCCCAGCCCCGGCTCCGGCTCCGACCAGAAGACCCACCTGGAAGACTACTACTGGATGACGGGGTACCCGCAGCAGCTCAACCCGGAGGCGCTGGGCTTCAGCCCCGAGGACGCGGTGGAGGCGCTGATCAACAGCAGCCACCACCCGCTGCCCGGCGCCTTCGATGGCTATGCTAGAGGGCAGCAGCTGGCCGCGGCCGCCGGCGGCTCCGTGCCGGCCGAGGAGATGGGCTCGGCGGCCGCCGTGGTGTCGGCGGTGatcgccgcggcggcggcgcaggGCGGCGCGCCCCactaccaccaccaccaccaccacccgcaccacggcggcggcggcggcggcggcggcggcggcgggcaccCCCACGCCGCGGCGCCGGGCAGCGCGCCGCCCTCCTCCGCCTCCTCGGCCgccggctccggctccggcggtggcggcggcggcggcggcggcgccgggggGCTGCACCACCCGCaccacggcggcggcggcggcggcggcggcctcCACTTCGACGACCGCTTCTCCGACGAGCAGCTGGTGACCATGTCGGTGCGGGAGCTGAACCGGCAGCTGCGGGGCGTCAGCAAGGAAGAGGTGATCCGGCTGAAGCAGAAGAGGAGGACCCTCAAAAACAGGGGCTATGCCCAGTCCTGCCGCTTCAAGAGGGTCCAGCAGCGGCACGTCCTGGAGTCGGAGAAGaaccagctgctgcagcaagtgGAGCACCTAAAGCAGGAGATCTCCAGGCTGGTCCGGGAGAGGGACGCCTACAAGGAAAAGTACGAGAAGCTGGTCAGCAATGGCTTCAGAGAAAACGGATCCAGCAGCGACAACCCTTCCTCTCCAGAGTTTTTCAT